In the genome of Roseovarius sp. Pro17, the window GCCGCCGCGCGCGGCTGGCAGGTGCATCATTTCAACGGTGCGACAGGGCTGGCCCGGCGGCTGGTCGATTCAGGCCTGCTGACGCCAAAGGAGGCGACGTGACGATCGCGCTCGCCATTTTGGTTATCGTTGCCCTCGCCCCTTTTCTGCGCGAGGCCGCCCGTCCTCGCATGTCAAAGCGCGCACGCAAGGACGCCCCGGGCGACTTTGCAGAGTTGTCGCAGGGCGTCACGCATTACCGCTGGCTGGGCGCAGATAAGGGGCCGGTCGCCGTCTGCGTGCATGGGCTGACCACGCCCTGTTTCGTCTGGGATCCCATCGCCAAGGGGCTGGGTCAGATGGGATTTCGCGTGCTGGTCTATGATCTGTACGGGCGTGGTTATTCAGACCGGCCACGAGGCGCACAGGATGGCGCGTTCTTTGTGCGCCAGCTGTCGGACCTCTTGGCCGATCAGAAAATCAACGGGAATATCACGCTACTGGGCTATTCGATGGGCGCCACCATCGCACCCATCTTTGCCGCGCAAAATCGCGGTATGCTGCGCCAGATGGTCCTGCTCGCGCCTGCTGGCCTCGGCCATGATCTGGGCCCCGCATCGCGGCTGCTGGCGCAAACCGGGTTATTCGGCTCTTGGGCCATGCTGTCGGTCTATGGCCGCTCAATGCGCCGTGCGCTGGACGCCGAGCGCGGGCAGAAATCCAGCGTGCCGGGCATTGTCGACATGCAGATCGCACAGCTGCGCCATCGCGGATTCATGCCCGCCGTGCTGTCTTCTCTGCGCGGCGCGCTGGATACAGACATGGAGGACGCGCACCGCACCGTCGCAGATGCCGACCTGCCGGTGTTGGCGATCTGGGGTGCGCAGGATCAAGTGATCCCCATCGCAGGCCGCGAAACCCTCGCCAAATGGAACCCCGCCGCGCAGCAGGAGGTGGTCACAGGCGCGGGCCATTCCCTGCCATACACGCATGATAGCGAGGTTATCGCGATCCTCGGCGCGTATCTGGATGCGCACTGAGGATTGGGCAGGTAGCGCCCGTGTCTTCTTGAGCGGCAAACGCAAGAAGGCTGATCGGCGTTGTATTCCCGACCGACCGCTCAGCCCGCTGCAATCATCTCGGACTGGCGCACGATTACCTCGGCCTGCTTGATGCTCGCGATATCCACCAGACGCCCCTTGTAGACGGTCGCGCCCTCGCCATTGGCCTTGGCGGTCTCCATCGCCGCGAGGATCTCGCGCGCCTCGGTCACGGCTGCGTCCGAGGGGGTAAAAATCTCATTCGCCAGCGCGATCTGCTTGGGGTGGATCGCCCATTTTCCGACCATGCCAAGCGTGGCCGAACGCAGCGCCTGCGCGCGGAAACCTTCCTCGTCCGAGAAATCCCCGAACGGGCCGTCCACGGGCAGCAATCCATGCGTGCGGCAGGCCGCGACGATGGCCGCCTGCGCCCAGTGCCACGGGTCCGACCAATGCTTGGTGCCGTCGTGCAGCATGTAGTAGTTTTCTTGCGTTCCGCCGATACCGGTCGTCGCCATACCCATGGAGGCGGCGAAATCGGCGGCGCCTAGGCTCATCGCTTGCAAACGCGGGCTGGCGGCGGCGATCTCTTCGACATGGGCGATGCCGGCCGCGCTCTCGATGATGACTTCGAAGGTGATGGGCTTGGTGCGCCCCTTGGCGCGCTCGACGGCAGTGACCAGCGCATCGACGGCATAGATGTCGGCAGCACAGCCGACCTTTGGGATCATGATCTGATCCAGCCGGTCACCCGCCTGCTCCAGCAGGTCCACGACGTCACGATACCACCAGCCAGTGTCGAGACCGTTGATGCGCACGCTCAGATACTTTTTGCCCCAATCCACCGAGTTGATCGCTTCGATCGTTTGCTTGCGCGCCAGATCCTTGTCGTTCGGGCCGACCGAATCCTCGAGATCAATGTTGATCACGTCCGCCGCGCTGGCCGCCATCTTTTCGAACAGCTTGGCGTTCGAGCCGGGGCCAAACAGCTGGCAGCGATTAGGACGGGCGGGGGCGGGGGGCTGGAGGCGAAAGCTCATTTTTTGGGGCCTTTCGGACAATGATATTACGTTTTGTTCCGTCTGATCGGTATTAAATTACCCATTCGCGTGCAAGGCGATTTTGCAGATGCAGCATTGCCTTGCACGGCGGATATTCGTCGATGGCACTACTAAAGATTGGCCCGCTCATCGAATTTCCCTACGCTGACAGTCAATCAACGCTGCTATCCGGCATGATTTTCCATGTTAAGGCCGCTAAATTTGCGTAAAGAGGCTTCGACTCGCCGAATCCATCAGCGCGGGCCAGCCGGCCCCTGAACTGCCAAGGACATCTGTCATGATCGAGACGCCGTATCTATTGTTTCTGGGCGACGCGCCCGACATGCTGGCTGCCAAGGTCGCTATCGGTATTCGCGACTGGCGCCCTGAAAACGCGGTGGCCCAGATCCGCCTGCCCGGCTGCGGCGCCAATCTGGGCCTGACCGATATGACTCTGGCCGAAGCGAAAGCAGCAGGCGCCAAGACGCTGGTCATCGGCGTTGCCAACCGCGGCGGCGTCATCTCGACCAAGTGGAAAGATCTGCTGATCGCCGCGCTCGGCATGGGCTATGATCTGGCCAGCGGGTTGCACAACCTGCTGCGCAATGAGGCCGATCTGGTCACCGCCGCCAAGAAACATGGACGCATCCTGCACGACGTGCGCATTCCGTCGGTGCAATATCCCATCGCGACTGGCGAAAAGCGGACGGGCAAGCGGTGCCTCCCGGTCGGGACCGATTGTTCGGTCGGCAAGATGTATACCGCTATGGCGATTGAGCGCGACATGACCGAGCGCGGCATGAAGGCCACCTTTCGCGCCACCGGGCAGACCGGCATTCTGATCACCGGCGGCGGCGTGCCTCTGGACGCGGTGGTCGCTGATTTCATGGCCGGGTCGATCGAATATCTGACGCCCGACAATGATCCCGATCATTGGGACATCATCGAGGGGCAAGGCAGCCTGTTTCACGTCTCTTACTCCGGCGTTACGCTGGCGCTGATCCATGGCGGGCAGCCAGACGCGCTGATCCTGTGCCACGAACCAACGCGCGAACATATGCGCGGCCTGCCGGGCTATAGCCTGCCCACGCTTGAGACGTTGCGCGACATTGCCCTGCCGCTGGCGCAGGTCGGGAATTCGGACTGCAAGGTGATCGGCATTTCCGTCAACACGCAGCACATGTCCGAGGACGACGCGCGCGCCTATTTGGCCGAGGTGTCGCAGCGGATGGATCTACCTGCCACCGATCCCTACCGCTTTGGCGCGGGTGTGCTGGTGGATGCGCTGGCAGCACTCTGAACCTATGACCGGTGCGGGGTAAAGGGCGCCGGGATTTGAGTATTTTTGGAACAATGAAAGGCGGGGTGGATGCAGGTTTCGGTGACGCGCGATGTGTTTAAGCTGGCGCAGGTGTTTACCATCAGCCGCGGCTCGCGGACCGAGGCGCAGGTGCTGACGGTAACGGTAAGCGACGGCGTTCATCAGGGGCGCGGTGAGTGTGTGCCCTATGCCCGCTATGGCGAAACA includes:
- a CDS encoding alpha/beta hydrolase; translated protein: MTIALAILVIVALAPFLREAARPRMSKRARKDAPGDFAELSQGVTHYRWLGADKGPVAVCVHGLTTPCFVWDPIAKGLGQMGFRVLVYDLYGRGYSDRPRGAQDGAFFVRQLSDLLADQKINGNITLLGYSMGATIAPIFAAQNRGMLRQMVLLAPAGLGHDLGPASRLLAQTGLFGSWAMLSVYGRSMRRALDAERGQKSSVPGIVDMQIAQLRHRGFMPAVLSSLRGALDTDMEDAHRTVADADLPVLAIWGAQDQVIPIAGRETLAKWNPAAQQEVVTGAGHSLPYTHDSEVIAILGAYLDAH
- a CDS encoding L-malyl-CoA/beta-methylmalyl-CoA lyase, producing MSFRLQPPAPARPNRCQLFGPGSNAKLFEKMAASAADVINIDLEDSVGPNDKDLARKQTIEAINSVDWGKKYLSVRINGLDTGWWYRDVVDLLEQAGDRLDQIMIPKVGCAADIYAVDALVTAVERAKGRTKPITFEVIIESAAGIAHVEEIAAASPRLQAMSLGAADFAASMGMATTGIGGTQENYYMLHDGTKHWSDPWHWAQAAIVAACRTHGLLPVDGPFGDFSDEEGFRAQALRSATLGMVGKWAIHPKQIALANEIFTPSDAAVTEAREILAAMETAKANGEGATVYKGRLVDIASIKQAEVIVRQSEMIAAG
- the dgcN gene encoding N-acetyltransferase DgcN — encoded protein: MIETPYLLFLGDAPDMLAAKVAIGIRDWRPENAVAQIRLPGCGANLGLTDMTLAEAKAAGAKTLVIGVANRGGVISTKWKDLLIAALGMGYDLASGLHNLLRNEADLVTAAKKHGRILHDVRIPSVQYPIATGEKRTGKRCLPVGTDCSVGKMYTAMAIERDMTERGMKATFRATGQTGILITGGGVPLDAVVADFMAGSIEYLTPDNDPDHWDIIEGQGSLFHVSYSGVTLALIHGGQPDALILCHEPTREHMRGLPGYSLPTLETLRDIALPLAQVGNSDCKVIGISVNTQHMSEDDARAYLAEVSQRMDLPATDPYRFGAGVLVDALAAL